The window ATTTGATGTTGTACAACCGTTTTTCCAGCGCCAAATGGTCCTGGAACAGCCGCAGCCCCACCTTTGGTTACGGGGAAAAATGTGTCAATCACACGTTGTCCTGTAATCATTGGTTGATCTGGATTTAACTTTTCTTTAACTGGGCGACCTCTTCTAACTGGCCATTTTTGTAACATGGTAAGTGTCTTTTCCTCACCGTTTGATGTTTCAATGATACAAATGACTTCGTCAATCGTATAATCTCCAGACTTAATGGTTTTAATTATTCCTTCCACACCAAATGGGACCATAATTTTATGGTTCACACTTTTAGTTTCAGCAACATTGCCTAGAATATCACCTGTCGTTACATACGTTCCTATTGATGTCGTCGCTATAAATGACCATTTTTTTTCATGGTTTAGTGAAGGGACTTTTACACCACGACCTAAAAAATTACTACCTGTTACTTCCATAAATGTATCGAGTGGTCGCTGAATGCCATCAAACATCTGTGACATAATTCCTGGTGCTAATTCAACTGATAATGCTTCACCTGTAGCTTCTACTGGTTCACCTGGTCCGATGCCTGATGTTTCCTCATATACCTGAATACTCGCCACATCTCCACGCATTTCAATAATTTCTCCGATAACACCTAGGTCCCCGACATAACAAATATCTTGAATGCTAGCATGTGACATGTTTTCAGCCATAATTAATGGTCCTGAAACTTTTATAATTCTTCCTTTTTGCAAGTTTGACCTCTCCTGTTCTATAAAATATTTTGACCAACGGCTCGTTCAACATTTTGTTGAATATTTTGCTTTCCAATTCCTAATGAGCCTTTGTGATTAGGAATTAAAATAATGGTTGGAGTGAGTTGATTGTCAAAACGCCTAATTGTTTCTGGCACCAAAGAAGCAAACGCTTCTGTGACGTATATAATACCGTACTTATCTTTTGCCATACGCTCAATAGAACGCCTTGTTGCTGCGCCATCTTTAACAACTTCCACTTCAAAACCAAACAATTTAAAAGGTAAGACAGCATTTTTATCCCCAATCACACCTATTTTATAAGTCATAAACGCGCCTCATCCTTTCTCTAATTTGTTGATTAGTAAAACCATTTTTCTTTCCTACTACCAAAGTTCTCAGGTTTTTAATTTCTATTTCCTTAGCGTTCAATAAAGCCAGTAACGGTAATGGACCAAACGCCTGTGTTTGTGCCCCTCATAGTGCTCAGTAAGAAAGTCATCTTTGAGCTTTCCTAGTTGAACAAAATCAATGTGATTTTGTTCTAAAGCAGGTGATAAAACTTGGGCATACTCTGATTGTTGTAAAAAGGTAATAAATGACTCATAACCATCTTTAACATAGGATAAGAATGTTTCTTTTGATATCGAACCTTGGCTTGATAATACACCTGTCATAAAATTTTGACTTCTTTTTTGTAAAATACCACGAGCCATTGTTTCAATATTGGTTAGATCAATAAAACTAATAATCTCATCAAGTAATTCTGAATAGCCTAATGTCTCTCCTAATTCTCTTTGAGTTCGTAAGAAATAACGATCATAAATAACATCAATTCCTTGAAGTACCTTTGATTCTTCTAAATGTAGTAACACCTCATGAATACTTTCTATCACGCTATCTGGCAATTGTGTTGAAATACCCGTTTGAATCGCTCGTTTAAGTGTCTCAATTGAATAAAAGCCATCATAAATACACCATTCATCTAGCTCTTTTCCTAGCATTTTAGCTTTTGTTAAAACTTTTAGATTATGAAATGTATAACGCATAGTATAGATCCAGATAACTTCCTTCTCAGGTGCTATTTCAATAATTTCTTTATATTCATTTTCAATTTCTTTATTTAAATTTTGCTCAAAATCATGCTCAAATCCAGGGTAGATATAATCGGCATAATGAGTTTCTTTTAATAACGTAGCTAGCTGTTCCATTGTCCCTGTTTCGATCATTCGCTCAAATTCAGCCGTTGAGATCAGTTCTAATTCTTTGATGCGGACTAATGGATTAACCTCGTGATAAGTTGGTTGACTCATGGTTTCCACACCTCCTTAATCAAATAATCGTTTGGCTAATTCAACACCCATATGTGTTTGAAGTTCTTTTACTAAATTTTCAAACACAAAATTATACTGAATGCCATTATCATGTAAAATAAATCCAGCCTGTTTAGGAAGAAGTTCGTCTAATAAAGTCATTTGCTTATTGTAGAGATGATTCATCTCTTCTACCCATTCGGCTGTTAAGCCATCACGTGATAGTTCACCTACCTGTATCGTTAACGGAGTAGCCAGCTCAATTTTTTCTAACAAATGTTCAGAAAATTTTTGCATATCCTCTTTAGGCCAATGATTCATCTCATCAACAGCATCTTTAAAAAATTTTGTTAACACACGTTGTTTTTCGTGAAGAGCTGCTTGTCTAAAGGTCACTTGTTGACGATCACGTTGTTGTTTGTATTTTTTTTCAATCTCTTTTATTTGTTTCTGTAATAGTGCCTCATGTTCATTATTAATGTGCGTTTGTTCCTGAATAAACGCCATATCAATCTCCGCTAATCTTTCTTTTTTTAGTGCTTCTCGCTCACTTATTGCTTGTTCATTCATGCGAGTTATCATATTTTCTATTGCATCCATAGGTCCTAGCCCCCTTATAATGGTTTAAGCATTTAGAACAAGTAAGAACGAAATAACAAATCCTAAAATGGCATATGTTTCAACCATCGCTGCATAAATAATCCCTTTCGTTGCATGCTCAGGTTTTTTAGCTAAAATTTGAATACCTGAAGAAGCCACGCGTCCCTGTGCTATCCCTGAAAATAACCCTGTAAAAGCAATTGGTAAAGCGGCACCTAACAACATCAATCCTTGTTGTAACGGCATACTTGCATCCATATTAATAAAAATTAAGAACGCAATCACAAACCCATACAACCCTTGTGTTCCAGGTAATAATTCTAAGATTAAAGCTTGACCAAACTTTTCTGGTTGAGTCGTTGTAAGAGCTGCTGCTGCTTCACCTGTCATCCCTACCCCTTTAGCTGAACCAATCCCAGAAAAAATTGTTGCCACTGCCATTCCTAAAACCGCAAAAATCATCCCACCATTATTATTAATCAAAAAATCCATCATATACTTATTCTCCTATCTGTTCTGTCTAATTATTTTTTTATTTGTTCAATATTCACATATTTTTCTTTTGTTTTAAGCGGTTCAAATGCTCGACCGCCACCTTTGTAAAATTTACCAAAAAACTCTACATACTGTAGTCGGGCACCATGTACATAGGCACTTAATAAAGATAAAAAGATATTAAGACCATGTAAGGCAATGATCAACAGAATTCCTATACTGAATTTAGCTATAGGTGGCATAAAATCCACCAACATATTAAACGCAGCTGCGATACTACCACCTGAAATTCCTAACGCCATTAAACGAGTAAAGCTAACCATATCACCGATGTAACTTGTTAATCCGTATAAATTATAAGCACCTTTTGCTAATCCCTTAGCCTTTGAACGATTTCCTTTAAGAGGTGCTAATAAAATGATGACGGCACTGATACTTATTAAACCTATTCCGATAATAAAAAAGGCTGGTTGTTTTAACAGTAATTTTCCTAATAAACTAATGACTATCCCAATCAAAATCCCTTGCCAAGCAAAGCCTTCTGATACTGCTGCTAAATAGTTTTTCTTACGAATGTTTTCTTTAGCATTTAACGCTAATCCTACAATAATTTGAATAAAACCAAAAATTACTGAAAGCAGTAATATAGTGATAACATCTTCACTTGTAGATAAAATTGGTTGATACGGCATACTTAAACCAAAAAAGGAATTATAAATCAAGCCCCAAATCATCGTAGGTATCGATAAAATTTTAAAAAATGCCATAAACCGTGATGTCCCTCTTGGTAAGGTCAGCTTTTTTAAGGCAACTGTCGTCCCCACTAACATCAATAAGCCATAACCTACATCAGCCACCATCATCCCAAAGAACACTAAAAAGAAAGGAACAAACCACGGAGTAGGATCAATTTCATTGTATTTGGGCAAGCTATACATTTCCGTTAACAGTTCAAATGGTTTAACCAATTCATGATTGAGTAGTTTAGTTGGAACTTCTTGATTTATTTCCTCCGCTGTCGGCTCTTCAAACGTTAGATAAAATGATTCTTTTGATATTTTTTTCTCCAGTGTATACGTTAATGTTGCAATATCAGATTCACCAATCCATCCCTGTAATACCAAAAGTTGTTCCGTTGTTAAAATATTTTGGTTAACCTTTTCTCGTTGAAGTTTAGCTAATATCACCTCTTCAGCCAGTTGAAATACTTTGACTTGTGTTCTTTTTTGACCTATCAATTTTGTTAGTTTCTTCCTACTTTGGTGATTGGTTGATAAATCTTTTTTGACTGCCATCAATTGTTCTTTAGGTAATATAGAATCTTCATATGATTCGATTTTGACACTGAAGCGACGGCAAACGTCAATCACAGACTGCTTCATTTCATTAAGATAAACAAACGATACATAGGTTTCCTTTTCATCTTGATAAATCATTTCAATATAAAGGTATTCTAGCTGCTCCATTTGTTGCTTAAACTCATCCCAATTTTCACTAGCAAGTACACCTAATTCCATTGTTTTTATTGAATTAGTTACGTGATGAGGTAATACATCTAGATTTTGCCATTTACTAT is drawn from Vagococcus xieshaowenii and contains these coding sequences:
- a CDS encoding V-type ATP synthase subunit K, which gives rise to MMDFLINNNGGMIFAVLGMAVATIFSGIGSAKGVGMTGEAAAALTTTQPEKFGQALILELLPGTQGLYGFVIAFLIFINMDASMPLQQGLMLLGAALPIAFTGLFSGIAQGRVASSGIQILAKKPEHATKGIIYAAMVETYAILGFVISFLLVLNA
- a CDS encoding ATPase V, coding for MDAIENMITRMNEQAISEREALKKERLAEIDMAFIQEQTHINNEHEALLQKQIKEIEKKYKQQRDRQQVTFRQAALHEKQRVLTKFFKDAVDEMNHWPKEDMQKFSEHLLEKIELATPLTIQVGELSRDGLTAEWVEEMNHLYNKQMTLLDELLPKQAGFILHDNGIQYNFVFENLVKELQTHMGVELAKRLFD
- a CDS encoding V-type ATP synthase subunit I, yielding MAVTKMKKMTIITENLLKDVILQTIQGMQNVEIRNVFVDFENNNWRKKYFKEVTPQESVAKQQEFQIRLKKIEEILTFIEHHGDSKAKRKQLKRYETDLQTLEEAYDEITIDQEIEVILMLKKQWEQSTNNKEHLLESEEYYSKWQNLDVLPHHVTNSIKTMELGVLASENWDEFKQQMEQLEYLYIEMIYQDEKETYVSFVYLNEMKQSVIDVCRRFSVKIESYEDSILPKEQLMAVKKDLSTNHQSRKKLTKLIGQKRTQVKVFQLAEEVILAKLQREKVNQNILTTEQLLVLQGWIGESDIATLTYTLEKKISKESFYLTFEEPTAEEINQEVPTKLLNHELVKPFELLTEMYSLPKYNEIDPTPWFVPFFLVFFGMMVADVGYGLLMLVGTTVALKKLTLPRGTSRFMAFFKILSIPTMIWGLIYNSFFGLSMPYQPILSTSEDVITILLLSVIFGFIQIIVGLALNAKENIRKKNYLAAVSEGFAWQGILIGIVISLLGKLLLKQPAFFIIGIGLISISAVIILLAPLKGNRSKAKGLAKGAYNLYGLTSYIGDMVSFTRLMALGISGGSIAAAFNMLVDFMPPIAKFSIGILLIIALHGLNIFLSLLSAYVHGARLQYVEFFGKFYKGGGRAFEPLKTKEKYVNIEQIKK
- a CDS encoding V-type ATP synthase subunit F, with amino-acid sequence MTYKIGVIGDKNAVLPFKLFGFEVEVVKDGAATRRSIERMAKDKYGIIYVTEAFASLVPETIRRFDNQLTPTIILIPNHKGSLGIGKQNIQQNVERAVGQNIL